The DNA region AGGGTAACTTTTATTTATGATTCATTGAAGAATATTCATTTACGACTTAAAAAGAAAAATAGTTCTTTATCTATTAAAAAAGGGAAGACTTTTGAAGTGTGGACAGAGCTAATATCAGAATTTAACGTAAAAAAAGTTTTTTTCAATAGGGATTATGAACCTTATGCCATTCAAAGAGATAAAGAAATCAGCACATTATTAAAATCAAACTCAATTGAAGTTTCTGATTATAAAGATCAGGTTATCTTTGAACAGAATGAGATTGTAAAGGCAGACGAAAATCCTTACACCGTTTATACACCTTATAAAAATAAGTGGTTAGAAAAATTTAAACCGGAAAAATTGATACTAGCTAATAGTGAAAAAGTACAGTGGAATCAATTCTATACTTACGAAACGCTTTTCCCAAAGTTGGAGAGTATTGGTTTTAAAAGGAGCAAGCAAAAAGTGTATTCTCCTGATTTAAGCGTCGTATCAGAGTACGATAAATACCGTGATTTTCCTGCTGAAAACGGAACTTCATATTTATCACCTCACTTAAGATTTGGCACTGTAAGTATCAGAAAATTAGTAAAATTAGCTTTAGAAAAAAATGCTACTTTTTTAAGTGAATTAATTTGGCGTGAGTTTTTTATGCAGATACTATTCCACTTTCCTAAAGTGATAACCAATAACTTTAAATCAAAATATGATGGTATAAAGTGGAGAGACAATCAAGCTGATTTTAAACGCTGGTGCAATGGTACAACGGGTTATCCTTTGGTAGATGCTGGTATGCGTGAACTTAACGAAACCGGTTATATGCACAATAGGGTACGAATGGTTACTGCCAGTTTTTTATGTAAACATTTATTGATTGATTGGAAATGGGGCGAGGCCTATTTTGCCGAAAAATTGTTAGATTATGAATTATCATCTAATAACGGTAATTGGCAATGGGCAGCAGGTACAGGCTGTGATGCCGCACCGTATTTCAGGATTTTCAATCCCACCACGCAATTAAAAAAGTTTGATAAGGATTTAAAATATACAAGAAAATGGATTCCCGAATTCGACTTTGGCTATCCAGAACCTATGGTTGACCACAAATTTGCTAGAGAAAGAGCGTTATCGGGTTATAAGATAGGGTTACAATAAAAAAGGTTAGAGGTACAAGTTACTAGTTATTTCCTGCAAGATATAAACATGCTTTAGTCCTTCCCTTGGGGAAGGATTTAGGATGGGCTTATACAGACCCCTCAGAAATCAACTTCTCAATTTTACCATCGTCCCTAATTTTATATTGCGTTTGAATAGTTTTGGTTAAAACCTGCTTTTCATCCTCGGGATCAAAACAAGATTCGTTATCTACAATAGTAATTTTATAAGTTGTGTCAATAGCAAATTGTCTATCCCAACTACAATCGTAATTTATGCCACCAGCCACTATTAGCTTATCGATTACGTTGTGATTTTCATCAAAGGTTTGGATTTCAAAATAGGGTAGGGTCTCGGCTTCTTCCGTGTTTTGATAGGTAAAAATTAAAACTTTTACATTATCAATATCTGGTAAACGTTCATAAAAGAAACCTTTTCCAATAAAAGGGTAGTTTTTACTTTCCATAATCATTAATTCTTCATCGTTTGAAAAAGTAGTAGAATCTGAAAAGTAGGTATTTAACTTGGCATCTTTATCAATCTTATTTCTAGTTTCAAAAGCTTCCAAGGTATAATGGTAATCAAAAACAGAGTCTTTATCAAAAGAAAAGGCATACGGTAAATTTTGTACGGTAATACTATCAAAATCGTTTATAGAAATTAAGTCTTTAACCTTTGTATCTGTTGCATTTTGTTTTTTACAAGCAGTAAAGGCTGAAACAACAGTGATAATTGCAATAAGACTTTTTTTAAGCATATTTTCTTTTTTGTTGGAAAAATTATAGGCTGATATTCTATTGCAACCCTGGAATTTCTACCATTTCATCGGTTTCTTTATCATAATCTATCGTGTCAAAGTTAAAGCCAAATAGATTAAAAAATTCATCACGATACCCTTTTAAATCACCAATATCAGGTAACGTTTCTGTGGTAGCTTGTTGCCATAATTTCGCTACTTTTTCTTGAACATCCGCACGCATTTCCCAATCGTCTATTCGTATTCTTCCTTCGGAATCTGTGGGAACTTCATCAAGATACAAGCGTTCTTTATACAATCTATAAATCTGCTCAATACACCCTTCTTGAACCCCTTCTGCTTTCATTACTTTATACAATAAGGAAATATATAACGGAATTACGGGAATGGCAGAACTCGATTGAGTTACCAAAGCCTTGTTTACGGAAACGTAGGCTTTCCCGGTTATGTCTTTTAAGCGATCTGATATTTTAAAAGCAGTAGCTTCCAAATGATCTTTTGCCATACCAATAGTTCCTTTTCTATACACAGGTTCGGTTAATTTAGGACCAATATATGAATAGGCTATGGTATTGAAACCCTCGGCCAATACATCTTCTTGTTGCAATTTATCAATCCATCGTTGCCAGTCATCACCGCCCATTACGGTTATTGTATTTTCAATATCTTCATCTGTACAAGCCTCTATCGATATTTCTTTTACCTCACCAGTATGAAAATCAACTGTTTTATTAGTATATGAATTTCCGATAGGTTTTAACGTCGATTTATACCGAACTCCAGTATCTGGATGAGTTCGCACGGGAGAAGCCAAACTGTAAATTACCGAGTCGATTTTACCCAAATCTTTTTTAATAAGTTGTGCGGTTTGCTCTTTAATTTCATTGGAAAAGGCATCACCATTGATACTTTTAGCATATAAACCTGCCGCATGAGCTTGTTTCTCAAAAGCGGCGGTATTGTACCAACCCGATGA from Aureibaculum sp. 2308TA14-22 includes:
- the fabV gene encoding enoyl-ACP reductase FabV, translating into MIIQPRTRGFICVTAHPDGCAKNVQNQIDYIKAQPKIDGAKNVLVIGASTGFGLASRITSAFGANASTIGVFFEKPPAEGRTASSGWYNTAAFEKQAHAAGLYAKSINGDAFSNEIKEQTAQLIKKDLGKIDSVIYSLASPVRTHPDTGVRYKSTLKPIGNSYTNKTVDFHTGEVKEISIEACTDEDIENTITVMGGDDWQRWIDKLQQEDVLAEGFNTIAYSYIGPKLTEPVYRKGTIGMAKDHLEATAFKISDRLKDITGKAYVSVNKALVTQSSSAIPVIPLYISLLYKVMKAEGVQEGCIEQIYRLYKERLYLDEVPTDSEGRIRIDDWEMRADVQEKVAKLWQQATTETLPDIGDLKGYRDEFFNLFGFNFDTIDYDKETDEMVEIPGLQ
- a CDS encoding cryptochrome/photolyase family protein; this translates as MTNNEISIFWFRRDLRLEDNVALNTALESGLPVLPIFIFDDDILEDLPKNDARVTFIYDSLKNIHLRLKKKNSSLSIKKGKTFEVWTELISEFNVKKVFFNRDYEPYAIQRDKEISTLLKSNSIEVSDYKDQVIFEQNEIVKADENPYTVYTPYKNKWLEKFKPEKLILANSEKVQWNQFYTYETLFPKLESIGFKRSKQKVYSPDLSVVSEYDKYRDFPAENGTSYLSPHLRFGTVSIRKLVKLALEKNATFLSELIWREFFMQILFHFPKVITNNFKSKYDGIKWRDNQADFKRWCNGTTGYPLVDAGMRELNETGYMHNRVRMVTASFLCKHLLIDWKWGEAYFAEKLLDYELSSNNGNWQWAAGTGCDAAPYFRIFNPTTQLKKFDKDLKYTRKWIPEFDFGYPEPMVDHKFARERALSGYKIGLQ